In the genome of Monodelphis domestica isolate mMonDom1 chromosome 2, mMonDom1.pri, whole genome shotgun sequence, one region contains:
- the KRT14 gene encoding keratin, type I cytoskeletal 14, producing the protein MTTCSRQFTSSSSMKGSCGIGGGSSRISMIGGGSCRAPSAYGGSGFGGMSVTTSRFSSGGACGLGGGYGGAFSSSSSFGGGYGSGAGYGSGFGGGYGGGFGGGYGGGFGSMDGLLAGGEKVTMQNLNDRLAAYLDKVRSLEEANTELEVKIRDWYQKQRPTERKDYSPYYRTIEELKNKILTATVENANILLQIDNARLAADDFRTKYETEANLRMSVEADINGLRKVMDELTLSKADLEMQIENLKEELAYLRKNHEEEMNSLKGQVGGDVNVEMDAAPGVDLTRELTEMREEYEALVEKNRKDAEAWFFSKTEELNREVTSNSELVQSGKSEISELRRSVQNLEIELQSQLSMKASLENSLEETKGRYCLQLSQIQGLISNVEEQLAQLRCEMEQQNQEYKILLDVKTRLEQEIATYRRLLEGEDAHLASQFSSSSQSPKDVSSTSRQVYTKVLDVQDGKVVSSHEQVLRTKN; encoded by the exons ATGACCACCTGCAGCAGACAATTCACCTCTTCCAGTTCCATGAAGGGATCTTGTGGCATTGGAGGTGGCTCCAGCCGTATCTCCATGATTGGTGGGGGCTCCTGCAGAGCCCCTAGTGCCTATGGGGGCTCAGGCTTCGGGGGCATGTCAGTGACAACCTCCCGCTTCTCCTCTGGGGGGGCCTGTGGCCTGGGAGGAGGCTATGGTGGGGccttcagcagcagcagcagttttGGGGGAGGCTATGGTAGTGGAGCTGGTTATGGCAGTGGCTTTGGTGGTGGTTATGGTGGTGGCTTTGGTGGTGGTTATGGTGGTGGCTTTGGTAGCATGGATGGCCTCTTGGCTGGTGGGGAGAAAGTGACCATGCAGAACCTCAATGACCGCTTGGCTGCCTACCTGGACAAGGTGCGGTCCCTGGAAGAGGCCAACACTGAACTGGAAGTGAAGATTCGGGACTGGTACCAGAAGCAGAGGCCAACTGAGAGGAAGGACTATAGCCCTTACTACAGGACCATTGAGGAGCTCAAGAACAAG ATTCTTACAGCCACTGTGGAGAATGCCAACATTCTCCTGCAGATTGACAATGCCCGCTTGGCTGCTGATGACTTCAGGACCAA GTATGAGACTGAGGCAAATCTGCGTATGAGTGTGGAGGCTGACATCAATGGCCTGAGAAAGGTGATGGATGAATTGACCTTATCCAAGGCTGACCTAGAGATGCAGATAGAGAACTTGAAAGAGGAGCTGGCTTACCTAAGGAAGAACCATGAAGAG GAAATGAATTCTCTGAAAGGCCAAGTGGGTGGAGATGTCAATGTGGAGATGGATGCAGCACCTGGAGTGGACCTGACGCGAGAATTGACTGAGATGCGAGAAGAATATGAGGCATTGGTTGAGAAGAATCGTAAGGATGCTGAGGCCTGGTTCTTTAGTAAG ACTGAAGAGTTGAACCGAGAGGTGACCTCCAACAGTGAGCTGGTGCAAAGTGGGAAGAGTGAGATCTCTGAACTCCGACGCAGTGTGCAGAACCTTGAAATTGAACTACAGTCACAACTCAGTATG AAAGCCTCCTTGGAGAACAGCTTGGAGGAGACCAAAGGCCGCTACTGCCTTCAGCTGTCCCAGATCCAGGGGCTCATCAGCAATGTTGAGGAACAGCTGGCTCAGCTCCGCTGTGAGATGGAACAGCAGAACCAAGAATACAAGATTCTCTTGGACGTGAAGACCCGGTTGGAGCAGGAGATCGCCACCTACCGCCGTCTGCTGGAGGGAGAGGATGCTCA CCTTGCATCCCAGTTTTCATCGAGCTCTCAATCCCCCAAAGATG TGTCCTCTACCAGCCGTCAAGTATACACCAAAGTGTTGGATGTCCAGGATGGCAAGGTGGTATCCAGTCATGAGCAGGTCCTTCGCACCAAGAACTGA
- the LOC100619636 gene encoding small integral membrane protein 1-like codes for MEPQESAVQYSGGNNSQDEVSKNVSTPESSGCEQFYNKLCTGKLGIAMKVVGGIVLFWVIFIVGYVTGYYIHKCK; via the coding sequence ATGGAACCCCAGGAGAGCGCCGTCCAGTACAGCGGAGGGAACAACAGCCAGGATGAGGTCAGCAAGAATGTGTCGACCCCAGAGAGCTCGGGTTGTGAGCAGTTCTACAATAAACTATGCACCGGGAAGCTGGGCATCGCTATGAAGGTGGTAGGCGGAATCGTTCTGTTCTGGGTCATCTTCATCGTCGGCTATGTCACTGGGTACTACATCCACAAGTGCAAGTAG